The Panthera leo isolate Ple1 chromosome A3, P.leo_Ple1_pat1.1, whole genome shotgun sequence genome contains the following window.
taaatttattaaaatggcaATCAAATTGATAGAAATAAGGCCTAATACAAGTgaaaggtcattaaaaaaaaaaaacttcatcctTTGTTCACCTTTCCATCCAGTACCCCCCGTATGTACCAATAAATGGGAACACCATCCCTGACCTTTGTACACTCGTTACGTAGCTTTCCACATTCTGATCCTGACTGATTTCCAGCCCCACTCCTCCTCGCCAGGCAGCCCATGTTCTAGGTCTAGGAGGCGGCTGGGTTATTTGTCTTACAATCAGTTACCTCTGTGGTTGTCATCTGCTGTAACCTTGGCCTGGGACGTTCTTTCAGTCTGCTTCAACCCCCATGAACTCATCTTTCCAGTCCAGTGTCGTAACTGCTAACATCACCCTTTGCTGTGGATTTTTGGAAGATAAACTTTTGAGGCTCAGGTACTGAGCTCCATGAGGGTATCTTGGTGCTGACCCAGTGGAGACCCAATGTTACTGTGAAAATAAGGAAGACAAACCTAGGGCCTGGCTGCATGTGAATTGGACATTTCAATATATACTTCGCTAACGTCTTTACCCCCAACTCCCACAACCACATTGAGACTACCCTAGGTGTTTCCCCACCCTCTGAAAGACCCACTGGAACCAACAAAAACGGGCTCTCTGGGGGCCTCTGAACCCACGGAACTACAACCAAAACCATGCCCAGGTTTTGACAAAAACCTCTCTAGGCACCCTTTTCCAACAGCAGTATGGAACTCCTTCGGTGCAGCAAggagaatgaaggaagagaagcCTCAGGACATCTGGCCCAATCTGCTTCAGCTGACCAAGACTATGGAGGGTTCTGTCCACCTGACCAAAAGAATACTCAGTTGGACTCTTCTGGGTTGGGAGGCGATGGGAGCGCAGTGTGCAAAGCACTGCTTGACCAAACAGGCTGCCCAAGTCACTGGGCCACCCTGGGCCTTTTACCAGGGATAGCAGTGTTAGCTCTGAGCAATCACCTGCCCAGCTGGAAGAGGTGCAGCTTGAGAACTGTGATTGAAGAACTGTGACCTGTGTGTCAGACCTCTTCAGAAATCAAAAACAGGTTAGAGTGCCTTCTGTGAGGAAAGAACGAGTACAGGAAGACATTATGGCTAAGTCCAGGGCTGTGCCATAGCACCAGCCAAATTCCTCAGACTCCACTCTGGACTAATTCTTCTGAGCCTGGATCCTTGAGTTGAGATTCTTAAGGTCTAGGTACAAGTTCCGCTTCAGGATGGTGCTGCTGCACAGTAGGGCCCCTTGCAAGGCCCCCACCAAGCCACAGGTGAAGACATCCTGGCCTAGGAGACAAGAGCACAGGCCCATGAGCATCTTCCCCAAGCGGGGGGACAGGGAGCAAAGGCTCTCATGTTCATCCCTCCAAGCTAGGCCACCCACAGATGGCTTTACATCAGGACCAGGGTCCATAGCCTGCTGGGGTAGCCCATCCCCATGTGGAAGGCTGCAGGGGACAGTAGGATCTGCAGACAGAACAGAGTACTTTGGGTGACCGGGAGGCCCGGGGTTGTAGGCCCTAGAGAAATGGGGCAGTGTACCTGTCAAGTAGAGGTTGGGAATGGGGCTTTGGGCCCTCATGGAGGTCATCACATGAGGATGTAGGCGGTCCAGGTCATGGCTGGCCCCATAGCAGGCACCCCAGGGAGCAGCCAGATAGAACTGGTAGGTCAGCGGGGACCCTCCAACCACACTCTCCACCTGAGGAGACAAAAGGCagcagagtgggagtggggcctTGTGAGATCCTCGTTTCCTCCCTTTTCTGTCCTCCTCAACTGAACTGTATGCCTGCATGggttccctgcccttccctggagCTTAGTTATTTCAGGGCTTTATTTccctccccaaaagaaagagcagaaatggCACCGAGAGGTTTGTTGTCACTACCACATGGTCTGCCCGCCTACCTTCCCCTCCAGCTGTGGGAACAGCCTCATCACAACCGACAGAGAGGCTTCAACAAAGGAGTTTTTGAGTGTCTCATAGTCGCTGTTACgctttccctctgccttctcctgccACTCTTCAAACCACTCATAGCAGGTGGGCACCAGTACGATCATCGTGGACCGGTCTGGGGACACAGCTGGGGTTACTAATgccaggccccttccctgctccggCCCCCGTGCCGCCCCCGACCGAAAGGCCCACCTGGAAACCGGTCCTCCCAAGTGGGATCCTTGGCTGAGGAGGAGGTAATGAAGAGGATGGGCAAGTGCTCTGCAGCCTTTTCCCTGGGCATCGAGACGTAGTGCTCCATCCTGAGGGCGAGGGCTGTGGCTGCCGATGTCAGGCCTTGGCTCCTCACTGCCACTGCCCCAAGGACAGGCCAGCCCCCGGGACCCCCCACAGGGATGAAGCTGAGGCCCACTCCATAACTGCTGCGGATTCTCCAGCATCAGGGGAGGAGGCAAGAGCCCCGTGGGCTGTGGGCCCCAGctgacaccctcccccccccccccccacatgcacacacacgcctTACGCCTTGTCGAAGTCTGTGTCAAAATACACAAAGTAGTTGGTGGACCGCAGCCCCAGGTCCTCCTTGGTGCCTCGTAGGCCGATGAAAACACAGAAGGCGCTCAAGCCAGGCCGCACCATCTCCAGCTGCTGCCTCACACCTGCCAAAGTGGAGGTGAGGGCCGTGTGAACACAGCCGGCAGGGGGAGCCACTCCCTGCCCCAGAAGAACTTGCTTGCTTTATCCACAGCCTCACCCTCGGTGACCAGCCTAGCATCTGGCCATCttcacaactcttttttttttttttttaacatttatttatttttgagacagagagagacagagcatgaacaggggagggtcagagagagggagacacagaatcggaagcaggcttcaggctctgagctgtcagcacagagcccgatgcggggctcgaacccgtggaccgtgagatcatgacctgagccgaagtcggccgctcaactgactgagccacccaggcgcccccatcttcaCAACTCTTATTTTAACACTAAAATAACAGTGTTGACAGGGGCctgctcttctctgtcttctgcctGGTAAGAACACACCCCCGGGCTCCcactcctctgcccaccccccacttctgCTCTAAGCCCCTTTGAAGGCCCAGGAGGCCCAGCTTCTCTAAGCTGGCTCAGTGCCTGCAATCTTCCCTATTGGCTTTAAGTTATGAGCAGATTACTGGGCTCCACACTATACAGACCATACATACGAACAGTAGTTTGTTATAAGCCTTGATTTCCATATTACATTGAATACAAgccatctaggggcacctgggtgactcagctggttaagcatctgacttcggctcaggtcatgatctcacggtttgtgagtttgagccccgtgtcgggcactgtgctgacagctcagagcctggagcctgctttggattctgtgtctccctctctctctgcccctctcctgcgcgtgcgctctctctctctctctctctctctctctctctctctctctctctccctcccttaaaataagcattaaaaaaaagaaaatgtagggacgcctggttagctcagttgagtgtctgacttcggctcaggtcatgatctcacagttcgtgggttcaagccccacgtcaggttctgtgctgacagctcaagcctggagactgctttggattctgtgtctccttctctctgcccctcccctgctcacactctgtctccctctgtctctgaaaaataaaataaatgttaaaaacaatttttaaaaataccacccCTCCTGAAATAGGTGTTCAAATAGTAACTATAAAGGAACAACCAGATTCaccattaaaacaacaacaacaaaatgaagatttcaaaattaaaaaagcattaaaaaacataCAAGCCATCTAATGAGCAAATATACATAATTCCTAATGTGCTAAACAGGCTGAACAAGACTTCAAAATGGTAAGCAACGCAGATGAACAAATGCCAACACTGTTCCTGCCAGCTGGCATTTTAGGTTCAggtaggggaggagggaagagcacTGTAGAAGCAGGCAAGAGCCTCTGTGAGAGCCATCTGATGTCCCCTGGAGCTAAGCAGCTGGGCTCCCCCACCTCTCAACAAATGACCTCAGACCAGCCTTCTGGAAATGGCTCCCACAAAGTCTTACCTTTGTTCCCATTCCCAGGACCACCACCTGCCTGAGGGGTAACTGGGCCACTGGCTACTGTGCTTAATTTGTTAAACAAGCACTTGTTGAGGACCTAAAATGTGCTGAATCCTCTGCTAGGCTTTGGGGACACTACAAGGAATCAGATATGATGCCTGTCTCCTGGAAAAGAGGCTTTCCTGAAAGAAGTTGGCTTTCCTAATAGAGGCTACAAAGAGCTGAGTGCTATGTGTAGGGTGACCATAGGATTTATCATCCAAAACAggcttttgagagtgaaaggagGCGGGATAGCAATTCCAGTAGGACCACAAGTAAGAGAATGACAGACCACTAGGCCATGGGGGTGCAATCAGGACAGAAGGGGAATGTGGGTTTCCACCGCCACAGGGAGGGATGGCGGGCTGCCCTGGGGCCGTAGGAGCACCTTCTCACCCGGGTTCCAGCATCTGGGGCTAATCTCACTGCTGGCTCCCCCTCTCCAGGTGGGATGGGGGTGATCATGGAGAAAACAGGGGGCCCAGGAGTGAAACCATCTAGGTCTCCAGAGGCCCTTAAGAACAGTAACTACCCCACCTagcccttccttttcctttttctcccaacTAGAAGGATGGGGTCCAGGAACCACATACCTGGCAGAAAAATAGAACCTTGGGTCCCAAATAAGGCACACAATTATATCCAGGCTTTTTTCTCCATGCCAGCCTCAGCTTCCCTTACTGATACTGTCTGACGAGTCTTCCCCACTCAAACAACTTCCTCTCCAAACCATCTCCAGGAACCTCCTGAAGGCCCAGCAGTGGACTTAAGAAAAGTGCTCCTATTCACAGAGGCTCCCTCTGCCTGACCACCCCACCTCCACACGACTCCAGCCAGCACTGCCTGCCCCAAAGGCCACCAGACATCTGGTTCTCAACTCTGAGAGGTAGATAGACCCAtgagaacccccacccccaaagcagGTGGAAACAAAGGAGTCCCAGCACCTGGGGGTCTCCTGAGTTAAGCACCTTGGCTGCCACTGCCTGAAACGCTCTCAAACGGGGATTCATCTGAGACAACATCCAACTGCTCCTCCTAAGGGGGCAAATGGTTTTTCAGCCAGTTGGGGCTTGTGCCATTAGATTAGATACATAAAAGCAGTAAACACTGTAACTAGCTAAGGGAGGGCAAGCTAAACTTGTAACTCCTGACAAGGCGCCCTGGGGAGGaggcaagcagggggaggggcactgggACCCATCAGAGCCAGGGTTCAGGggtcctgggaggcagggaggcaggaagtgcCAAACGCAAAGTCTGCCAGCTGCCCTGCCACCGGCCAGTCTGCCACACCCCACGCAGCGTGAGGGAGGACAGGCCTTCTCTGGCAACAGACGCCAGTTGAGGCCCAGCTGAGTGAAGCTCCACATTTCTCAGTCCGGACGGGGCCAAGGACCCAGGCTTTCAAGTCAGAACCACCAGTGTTCTCATCTCAGCTTTGCTGCTTTCACCCGGGTGGCCTTGGGAAGTCACTTCACCCATATGGGTCTCACTTCTCCTCCGGCCCCATAAACATTAGGATGATGACATCTGTCTCCCAGGTGGCAGTGAGGATCACGTGCCACGACAAAGGTAAAGCCTCTCACACAGACTTACCGAGAAAGGGCTCACCCACAGATATGCCtactgcccctcacccccccaaaaccaggcttttattatgtttggACACAGCCTATCAGAAGAGAAGGCTGCATTGAGGGTTATTTCTGTCCGGGCCCCAGATTTCAAGCATAAGCCCAGAGCTCAAGGGACAGAAGAAAGCCAGAAGGGTACTCCCGCAGCTTCAGCCCCAGCAAGTAGCTGGTTCttgaaagaggcaaaaaaaaaaaaaaaaaaaaaaaaaaaaatagaaccttgGGTCCCAAATAAAGCACACAACAATTATAGCAAGACTTTCTTCTCCATGCCGGCCTTAGCTTCCTTTACTGATGTCAGACCAGGCTTTCCCACTCAAAGTAAGTGAAGAATTCAGGGGAAAAAGTAGGATTCATACCACAAACCCAAGAAGCGTTCCTTTAGGACGCTACCCACCATCATGAACTATTAGCTCTAAGATCTGGGGAAGCTGAAAACAGGCAACAGACTTGAAAGAGAAGAGGGCAAAGCGGGTGAGGTTATAGGGGATAAGGGGTAAACAGGCCAAGGACGGAATGAGAGATAAGGACCAAGGGGTCTGTGGGGGTGATTCAATACAAAGAAAGCTGCTTCCCAACCCCTAAACACAGAGGTCTTGCTGGGAACAGATGCTAAAGATGGTGTGCTCTTGCTCGCCTGTTCTGCTTAAGGATGGTCACAGGGCAGTCAAGAGGAGCAAGAACACCAGCCTGGCTGGGCAGGCTAGCCCCAGAGGGGGCCCTGCTAGGAGCTTCGCAGAGCAAAGTAGCCCAGTCTTTTACCTGGCAGACAGCGGGCATTCTCTGGCAGTAGGTACTTGTAGGTATTGAAGAGTCCTGCGTTGGAGATCACGATGGGGCAATAGATGTTCACCAGCTCCTGACCCTTCTTCACAGTGACACCTGCAGGCACAAGAGCTTGGCTGAGGTTCTTTGCACTCCAGACTTTACACAGATCTCTCCCAGCCTACACTTTATCTTCTTAGACCTGGGCATCCAGCCCAGCTATGGTcaggcaggcaggctccaggcaaaACTGCAAAGCAAGTGAAACATCCTCAAGCATTCTCCGCCTAACCCCACGGTCGCTTGTGCACTTACCTTCCCTGGCTCTCTCCCCACACCATGTGGGCACCCTTTTCTGTAGCCAAACCTCCACACTAACCGTGACAAAGTTCATGGGCTGAAGCCCTTCCACTGGAATCCCAGGCCCGTCTTCACTGCTGCCAGACTTCTATTTCCAAAATACTCTGAGACCCTCCAATGACACCACAACCTCTGTAAGATAAACTCCAAAGTCTTGTACCAGCCTTCCAAGATCTGGTCCCTTCTGTGTCTCCAGCCTTGTCTCTGGCCACACGCACTAAACTATTAGGTGGCACCATATCAAACAGCTGATATTCAACCACTTTGACCTATAAAAACAGTAGCATCTTTGGGTTCAACCTACTTCCAGACGCCTAAAAATAGTCAGCTCTTTCATGCATCCGTGCCTTCGCACATTCTGTTCCCCCTGCCTGGAACATCCCAAAAGCTCGGGCTAGCTTCTTCTCACCCTTTATGACCTGCCTCAAGCACCTCTGCGCTCCTTCCTCCATCCTTAGTCTGTACCTCTGTATGACACTTTACATCTCAATGATCTTCCCTATGATTAGAAACTTCTTGAATTGCAGATTTTCTTTATAGCCATCTCATCTTTTTATCTCCATCTTTTATCACCTAGCACCTGAAAAATACGAATAATATTCTGAACTGAATTTAATTGAACTGATAAACCCACCTTGCTTCAAGGACCTCTTCTGGCTGGAAGAGGAACTTGCTTGTGGACATCAGAGAAAAATCTCACACAACCAACCACCTCTCCGGTCTCACCCAGCAACTTCCTAGTCTCTTCTACAAATGTATTCTCAGAGATCGCTGATGACCTTTTCTCCCTTGATTTTTTTGTGCAGTGGGCCATCCACACACCTCCTCCTTGAAAGACTCCTCTGGTGAATTCACTGTCACACCAGCCCTCTTCTTTcaggtctctctctgtctccttccctgatGTTTCTTTAAGCACCCCCTAATCATGGATGGCCTGTTCTGTTTACCAGAGTCCTTCCCTGCACACGCCCTCTCCTCATAGAATTCATCCACGGTGGAATTCTGATGCTCTGGGCAGGTGGCAGTAAAGACCCAAGCCAGGATAACGAGATTCTAGGCTCCACTCTGCCATTTACAGGTTGAGGACAGAGCATCTCGCTGGCCTCCACAATGCCCTTTCAAGTGCCCAGGTTATTTATTCATCCCACCAATCACTAAACAAACATGTATGGAGCCTCTATTATGTGGTAAGATCTACAGGCATAAAGACACAGCCCCcagggcacccggatggctcagtcagttaagcatctggctcttgactttggctcaggtcatgatctcacagtttgtgggttcgagctccacgtcaggctgtatgctggtggtgcacagcctgcttgggttctcttcctctccgtctctctctgcccctcccctattggtgtgcgctctctctctctctctctctcaaaataaataaacttaaaaaaaaaaaggcacagccCCTACATTCAAGGGGATCTTGGATTACTGGATCCCTATTTTTACCTATGGAATAAATGATCAAATACTGGTCTTTGGGGACCATGCAATCCTTTATCCTTCCTGCGTCCTTTCTAATCGCTTTCCCTGAGCCCCTGCTCTGGGCAATTTTAGCCCTGAACTCCCCGTGAGGAGGTCGGTTTTTCTATACCTTGTGCTtgtttctctctgcaccccacttctctcccaccccaggaGCCATGAAGCACGATGCGGGGCTCTCACCACAGGCTTTCCCAGTGGAGTCCAGCAACACACTCTGCACAGTAGCGCTGGTCAGGACAGCGCCCCCGGCCCGCTGAATCACAGGGATGGTGTGGAAAGCGATCTCACTGGTACCCCCTCGGGGATAAAAGGCCCCTTCCATGTAGTGGTTCGTCACCAGAGCGTGCATGGAGAAGGCACTGTGCCTGGGGGTCACAcctacagaaggaaggaaggggcgaTGAGGCAAGAGCAGGTGGCAGCAGCATttaaagaggaagacagattcCTGTCAAAAAGCACGCAAGCCTCCGTCTGCCCACCCCAGGATCCAAATGATCCCCAGGGCTAAGGGCAGCCAGAGGGCCTATCTATTGCCATCCAAACACAGGGTACCTTATAGATCCGGGGGCCAGTGGGAATGTCCTCCCTCAGAGTGACATGCTGCTGAGACGAGGGAGGACACGGTTGgctgaaaaggaaaagcatcCAGGGCATGGCGCAGGGAATGTGTGCCAGGGAGTCCAGCAGGTAGGTGGACAGACTTCTCACCCAAGAGCTCCAGAGGGCCTTGGGTTTATCCTGCTCCACTTCAGTCAGTCAGGCAGGTTCAGGAAGAAAGACTGAGAGCCAAGAGGGCaacacctcctcctccaggagccGCCCAGGACTCCAGGCCAGTACCCACCGTAAGTGGGGAAGATGTAGCTGAGCACCGCCCGGAGCTCCGGGGAGGCCGGCAGCTGCCGCAGGACCTCATCCAGGCTCTGGGTGGAAGCacgaagaaaggcagagaaatgggTGAGCGGCCCCCACTTGCTGAGCAGCTGAGCTATGCGCAATGGGAGGGTCTTCAACAAGATGGCCAGGACGACTCCGTGGGACACCgcctgaggaaaaaaataagcagcGAGGAGCCACTGTAACGGAATCACCATTCCAATAGCCTGCGCACCAGCCCAGCACCGGGGCCCAGCAACATTTAGCCCTGGCCgaacttggatttttaaaaatctgtactctGTGAATTTTTCCCATTCCACATTCAGATGAGTCCTTTTCTGCATTTCGGTTTCCTGCCCAAATTCCTTTCGAAAAATCCCATCTGGTCTCAGATGAAGTAAAAACAGGTGTGATCTGACCACACAGAAGCCAGCTTAGTCCAAAAGGAGAACACGGTTCCtgtcctccccccaacccctcctgcCAGAGGCCAAAGTGAGAGTGGCTGCTGTCAAGTCCAGCCTCCAGAGAAAGGGCCCAGCTGGGCAGAGGCCAACTAGGGTAGGGCTAAGTTCAGGGCAGACTTGACCGGTCCTCCCTTTCTGCCTCGCCCACCGGTCACTGCACTAATGAAGGTCAGCCTTGTCGGGAAtaaacggggggtgggggtggggggtcctcaGCACATCCATGTTACCTTAACCAGCTTTATATATTTGTCAATGGCAGCTTCCTCCTGGGGAAACTTCTCCTTGAGGCCCTGAATGTAAGCTTTCTTCCCACTGTACATGGGGAACTCTTTTCGGCCGTTGGGTCCTTCTAGTACCATGATGTCAAACGGAGAAGACAAGGCGACCCATTCCAGCTGCCCCTCAGTGATCTGGTCCAGGATAAGACGGCTACTCTTGCCCTCTTGCATGAGCCCGACATAATGGATTCCTGTTGGGAGACGGAAGAACAAGGTGTCATAGGGATAAGGGAGCCGATCCCTGGAACGGTAGATAAAAGAAGCGAAAGGAAAGAGGTAGTCCTGCATGGCTGAGTCCGTGCCCGGAGAGTGCTACCCACAACTTTCTGTGGGGAGGTGCTGCAGCAGAAACCACCAGATCTCCACCCAGTTCAGCTCCCTGCGATGATGGCTGTCAGACAAAGAAAGTGGTGCCCAGAGAGAAGCTGGGGCCTCCAGAACAACAGAAACGTCCAGTGTCATCCCACAGTGGCTGCTCCAAGCCTCCTAAAGATACAGCCATGTTCCCAACCCCTTCCCACACAAGCCTTACCTGTGTCAAATTCCAGGCCATTCTTTCCAAAAGTATGACAACAGCCTCCTGCCTTGGTATGTTGTTCCAGTACCAGAACTCGCTTGCCAGCTTTGGCTAGAATCGCAGCTGCAGCCAGGCCCCCAAAGCCACTGCCGATCACCACTGCATCCAGCTTCTTTGGCACTCGGCTGACTGAGAAAGCTGCAGCAGAGGGAAGAGTTGGAGGGTGAGCTTCTCAGGCAGGGGCAGCAAAAGAGCAAAGACACGGAAACCAAGGAAGGCTCTGCTAGCTTATACAATGCAAGAAAACTCCAGTGCAGTTTGGCATGGAGCAACCGACTAAAATATCTCAAACATTGCACCTGGGAAATACTCAGGACCAGCCAGGCAGATTAAAGACAGTGATTTGGTTTTACTGGAGCCGATTTAACTAAAACCAGTATGTACCTGGGGATTTTACCTActttaaagaaagcaaacaaatcacaaacagaaatagaaagctGACAATAATAATACAGGCTGAGAAACTTAAGTGCAGATAGAGAGctagggaagaaagaaacaaggaaacgGGGGACACAGGAGAGTGCTGTGGGCAGACTGTGGCTCTTGGAATTGTCCATTCACAAGTCGgttatctttgaaaaatacagGGTCTGTAGGCACCAGTGGAACAGCCTGGTCCTATGATGGTTCTTCAAGATCCTGAAGCAGAGGCTTGAGCAGGACAGAGCTGAGAAATCATTGCACCACCCTTTCATATCAGAGAAGTCTGGAGGCAGAACTAAGGGATCAGCACCTAAGCAAGATAAAAGGACAGCACATGGTGCCACGTGGGCACTTCAACACATGATCTGTTCTTTAAAGATCATTCTTGAAGAACTGAGATTTGGAATTTTTCCAAGCTGCAAGAGAACTTGGGaaacttttaacttttcaaacatttttagaaaaacgtctagggcgcctgggtagctcagtcggttaagtgtcgacttcagctcaggtcatgatctcgcagtccctgagttcgagccccgagtcgggctctgtgctgacagctcagagcctggagcctgcttcggattctgtgtctccctctctctctgcccctctcctgctcacactctgtctctctctctctcaaaaataaacattaaaaaaagaaaaacgtctagtgaaaaacacattttatatcaCAATTCAGAATACAAATAAGTATATAATCTAAATAACGGGAGTTGAAGTTTCACAATAACTGAAATAGAAGTATTACAGAACTATGTATGATGactctgatattttctgttcTACTACATTTTGAAATACAACCTACTAAATCCAGTTCATGATCCACTAATAGATCACACAACCTGGCTGGAAAAAGTTACATCAgtcatctcatttttatttttttttaaattttttttaatgtttattcattttttgatagagagagtgcgggtgggagaggggcagagagagagggagacacagaatctgaagcaggctccaggctctgaactgacagcacagagcccgacgtggggcttgaactcatggaccgtgagatcatgacctgagctgaagtcagacgctcaaccagctgagccatccaggtgccccagtcatctCACTTCTAGACCAACCCGAGAGAAGTGGAGTAATTTGCTAATAATGGCTATGCAGTAAATTAATGACAGAATCCAAGCTAAAACCCTCATCTCAGAAGTTCAGACTAACAGTCTTTCCACTTAAAACAGTATTGTCTCGGCCCGTGTCACAAGATGTGTCACacagaattctaaaatttacaagTGGGAGGGACCTTGGAGATCAAAGAGGagatctaacttttttttcttaaagcagcaCAACCCTTTCTTTAAACCTTATGAGGAACCCCAAAGTATGTTCTAAAGATGATAGTGGAGATACTCTGGTTGACCAAAGAGCAGCTCTCAGCCTGAGGCACCCTGTTGAGCCTCTCCCAAAGTTTTAGAACCAACCATAAGAGTTGGGACGAGGCATAGCCACTCAAATCACTTGATGGGCGAAATACAATTTCCCACATGGGTTGGAAGAGATGTGCAGCTCCTCCATGCCCTTGAACCATGGGGGAGAGTAAGGGGAAAAGTTAAGGTCTTATAACCAAGTGGGGGAAAGGTCTCTTCTTGTCTATCCTGCGGGTGGTGGACCTGTTCCTGGCTATGCCATTGgtgagggagcatgaggcaggctgaggggcaaAACACAATCTagtacccccccacacacacacccaactccaggtgggatctgtgtgataatccttggacactcctggctacccaagaacaaaggaaaagggtttaagtgcttgccatgttgatgtgggaaactaaggcaaatgaaaaattaaattcccttactgcctacagcccattgacgaGTCCTTGAAACTGGTAGAGTGACCTCCTTGTCGGAGCTTAGCTGTTTCAATGATcgcactttgctaggggcaaaagagaacctgaGCTTAGCATTGTCACAACCTTGAGGACCCATcttgtaagtctacttcctttatctcaattACCCCAAAATATAtgttggcaatcatactccaagcgtATGGCCTCCCAATATACATCTATGTACAGATGTAATAGAACCTCTCATGACTGAGGTTCTGTTAAACGGTAAttggtgtttccctagcaacagctcgcccctcaaggtcctagaaaccttgcttccaaaataccttagcgacttactctatccctgaccccctcccaacctgagggtatataatgagttaactgtcacaacctcagtgcagct
Protein-coding sequences here:
- the RETSAT gene encoding all-trans-retinol 13,14-reductase isoform X3: MWLSLLLLLLLVVPLLAVLCKGHLRPFAGSSPNPFSEDVRRPSAPLVTDKEARKKVLKQAFSVSRVPKKLDAVVIGSGFGGLAAAAILAKAGKRVLVLEQHTKAGGCCHTFGKNGLEFDTGIHYVGLMQEGKSSRLILDQITEGQLEWVALSSPFDIMVLEGPNGRKEFPMYSGKKAYIQGLKEKFPQEEAAIDKYIKLVKAVSHGVVLAILLKTLPLRIAQLLSKWGPLTHFSAFLRASTQSLDEVLRQLPASPELRAVLSYIFPTYGVTPRHSAFSMHALVTNHYMEGAFYPRGGTSEIAFHTIPVIQRAGGAVLTSATVQSVLLDSTGKACGVTVKKGQELVNIYCPIVISNAGLFNTYKYLLPENARCLPGVRQQLEMVRPGLSAFCVFIGLRGTKEDLGLRSTNYFVYFDTDFDKAMEHYVSMPREKAAEHLPILFITSSSAKDPTWEDRFPDRSTMIVLVPTCYEWFEEWQEKAEGKRNSDYETLKNSFVEASLSVVMRLFPQLEGKVESVVGGSPLTYQFYLAAPWGACYGASHDLDRLHPHVMTSMRAQSPIPNLYLTGGQNPP
- the RETSAT gene encoding all-trans-retinol 13,14-reductase isoform X2 — protein: MWLSLLLLLLLVVPLLAVLCKGHLRPFAGSSPNPFSEDVRRPSAPLVTDKEARKKVLKQAFSVSRVPKKLDAVVIGSGFGGLAAAAILAKAGKRVLVLEQHTKAGGCCHTFGKNGLEFDTGIHYVGLMQEGKSSRLILDQITEGQLEWVALSSPFDIMVLEGPNGRKEFPMYSGKKAYIQGLKEKFPQEEAAIDKYIKLVKAVSHGVVLAILLKTLPLRIAQLLSKWGPLTHFSAFLRASTQSLDEVLRQLPASPELRAVLSYIFPTYGVTPRHSAFSMHALVTNHYMEGAFYPRGGTSEIAFHTIPVIQRAGGAVLTSATVQSVLLDSTGKACGVTVKKGQELVNIYCPIVISNAGLFNTYKYLLPENARCLPGVRQQLEMVRPGLSAFCVFIGLRGTKEDLGLRSTNYFVYFDTDFDKAMEHYVSMPREKAAEHLPILFITSSSAKDPTWEDRFPDRSTMIVLVPTCYEWFEEWQEKAEGKRNSDYETLKNSFVEASLSVVMRLFPQLEGKVESVVGGSPLTYQFYLAAPWGACYGASHDLDRLHPHVMTSMRAQSPIPNLYLTGQDVFTCGLVGALQGALLCSSTILKRNLYLDLKNLNSRIQAQKN
- the RETSAT gene encoding all-trans-retinol 13,14-reductase isoform X1, translating into MWLSLLLLLLLVVPLLAVLCKGHLRPFAGSSPNPFSEDVRRPSAPLVTDKEARKKVLKQAFSVSRVPKKLDAVVIGSGFGGLAAAAILAKAGKRVLVLEQHTKAGGCCHTFGKNGLEFDTGIHYVGLMQEGKSSRLILDQITEGQLEWVALSSPFDIMVLEGPNGRKEFPMYSGKKAYIQGLKEKFPQEEAAIDKYIKLVKAVSHGVVLAILLKTLPLRIAQLLSKWGPLTHFSAFLRASTQSLDEVLRQLPASPELRAVLSYIFPTYGVTPRHSAFSMHALVTNHYMEGAFYPRGGTSEIAFHTIPVIQRAGGAVLTSATVQSVLLDSTGKACGVTVKKGQELVNIYCPIVISNAGLFNTYKYLLPENARCLPGVRQQLEMVRPGLSAFCVFIGLRGTKEDLGLRSTNYFVYFDTDFDKAMEHYVSMPREKAAEHLPILFITSSSAKDPTWEDRFPDRSTMIVLVPTCYEWFEEWQEKAEGKRNSDYETLKNSFVEASLSVVMRLFPQLEGKVESVVGGSPLTYQFYLAAPWGACYGASHDLDRLHPHVMTSMRAQSPIPNLYLTGTLPHFSRAYNPGPPGHPKYSVLSADPTVPCSLPHGDGLPQQAMDPGPDVKPSVGGLAWRDEHESLCSLSPRLGKMLMGLCSCLLGQDVFTCGLVGALQGALLCSSTILKRNLYLDLKNLNSRIQAQKN